The following coding sequences lie in one Spirosoma sp. KUDC1026 genomic window:
- a CDS encoding DUF72 domain-containing protein, with product MEFGKTTNIDAVNFALPPGMAFNARIWTDVEPPRRPAVFIGGPIWANKDYVGKVYPSTAKERDFLHYYTRQFNTIELNLTHYQIPTPGMIDKWKADAIDGFVYCPKFPQAISHERQLIATESLTEEFVNAVLGLEEYLGMTFLQLPPTFGPDKWPLLETYLKSLPDELSVAVEFRHPDWFSKTSIWTHTLERLYNLRRHVVISDVAGRRDVLHMGLSSPVLTLRFIANEGHPTDYTRTDAWVQRLKTWFEKGLQTAYLFIHGGGDNDTAPELILYWVRELNKHCGLNLREPVLQPQVVQGSLF from the coding sequence ATGGAATTTGGGAAAACTACGAACATTGATGCCGTAAACTTTGCGTTACCCCCCGGTATGGCGTTCAATGCTCGGATATGGACCGACGTTGAACCCCCGCGTCGTCCGGCCGTGTTCATTGGTGGTCCGATCTGGGCCAACAAAGATTACGTTGGTAAGGTCTATCCATCTACCGCCAAAGAGCGTGATTTTCTGCATTATTACACCCGTCAGTTCAACACCATCGAGCTAAATCTGACGCATTACCAGATTCCCACGCCGGGTATGATCGACAAGTGGAAAGCCGATGCCATCGACGGCTTTGTCTACTGCCCAAAATTTCCTCAGGCCATTAGCCACGAGCGGCAGTTGATTGCAACCGAGAGCCTGACCGAAGAATTTGTTAACGCGGTTTTAGGACTGGAAGAGTATCTGGGCATGACGTTTCTACAGCTCCCTCCCACCTTCGGCCCAGACAAATGGCCGTTGCTCGAAACGTATCTGAAATCTTTACCCGACGAATTAAGTGTAGCCGTTGAATTCCGTCATCCCGACTGGTTCAGTAAAACCAGTATCTGGACACATACCTTAGAGCGGCTGTACAACCTGCGTCGGCACGTTGTTATCTCGGATGTGGCCGGCCGGCGCGATGTTCTTCACATGGGACTAAGCAGTCCAGTATTGACATTACGCTTTATTGCGAATGAAGGTCATCCTACCGACTACACCCGCACTGACGCCTGGGTTCAGCGACTGAAAACCTGGTTTGAGAAAGGCTTGCAAACGGCTTACTTATTTATACACGGCGGTGGCGACAACGATACGGCTCCTGAACTAATTCTGTACTGGGTTCGCGAGCTGAACAAACATTGTGGCCTCAACCTCCGCGAGCCCGTTCTTCAGCCCCAAGTGGTGCAGGGTAGTTTATTTTAG
- a CDS encoding DUF433 domain-containing protein: MNYRDRITANHQVMLGKPVIKGTRITVELILRKLSEGATTTDLLVTYPTLAEADVFAALTYASDLLATEEMIMLNDSRRREYRSSTYRGY, encoded by the coding sequence ATGAATTACAGAGATCGAATCACTGCGAATCACCAGGTTATGCTGGGAAAGCCTGTTATTAAAGGCACCCGGATAACTGTTGAATTGATACTGCGTAAACTCTCTGAAGGAGCAACAACGACCGATTTGCTGGTAACGTATCCAACGTTGGCGGAAGCTGATGTTTTTGCAGCACTGACCTACGCGTCAGACTTACTAGCCACTGAAGAAATGATTATGCTGAATGATTCTCGCCGACGAGAATATAGATCATCGACTTATCGCGGCTATTAG
- a CDS encoding DUF5615 family PIN-like protein encodes MILADENIDHRLIAAIRQLGIQVHSINESNSGIHDEEVIELSRNPPRIILTEDKDFGEWVFAHHVKGVSILFLRYSFKETAQMEFILTKLLSERINDLIGCFTTVTTQKIRIRKLDS; translated from the coding sequence ATGATTCTCGCCGACGAGAATATAGATCATCGACTTATCGCGGCTATTAGACAGCTCGGTATTCAGGTACACTCGATAAATGAGTCGAACAGTGGCATCCACGATGAGGAAGTAATTGAGCTATCGCGAAACCCACCCCGCATTATCCTAACTGAGGACAAAGATTTTGGCGAATGGGTATTTGCTCACCACGTAAAGGGGGTCAGCATTCTTTTTCTACGTTATAGTTTCAAGGAGACAGCCCAAATGGAATTCATCCTTACCAAACTCCTTTCAGAACGTATTAACGACTTGATCGGCTGTTTTACAACCGTGACAACGCAAAAGATCAGGATACGGAAACTTGATTCCTAG
- the hisH gene encoding imidazole glycerol phosphate synthase subunit HisH: MKTVIIKYNAGNVQSVMYALDRLGASYLLTDDEAEIRSADKVIFPGVGEASTAMAYLRQRGLDKLIPSLKQPVLGTCVGMQLMCRHSEENDATCMGIFDIDVRRLPADSGLKVPHTGWNNLYSLRGPLTEGMAENAYVYFVHSYAADVCDYTTAVCEYGRPFSAMLHRDNFYAAQFHAEISGNVGQRILENFLQLEKR; encoded by the coding sequence ATGAAAACTGTAATTATTAAATACAACGCTGGTAATGTTCAGTCGGTTATGTACGCGCTCGATCGACTGGGAGCCAGTTACCTGCTTACCGACGATGAAGCCGAGATTCGGTCGGCTGACAAGGTAATTTTTCCGGGAGTGGGTGAAGCCAGTACAGCTATGGCGTATCTGCGACAACGCGGTTTGGATAAACTAATTCCATCGCTGAAACAACCCGTATTGGGTACCTGTGTGGGTATGCAGTTGATGTGTCGTCACTCAGAAGAAAACGACGCGACCTGCATGGGTATCTTCGACATTGACGTCCGGCGGTTACCTGCTGACTCAGGTTTGAAAGTACCACATACGGGATGGAATAATCTGTATTCGTTACGTGGTCCGCTTACGGAAGGAATGGCCGAAAACGCGTATGTCTATTTCGTCCACAGCTACGCGGCCGATGTTTGTGACTACACAACGGCTGTTTGCGAGTACGGCCGACCATTCAGCGCTATGCTGCACCGAGATAACTTCTATGCCGCTCAATTTCACGCCGAAATCAGCGGTAACGTCGGCCAACGCATTCTCGAAAACTTTCTTCAATTGGAGAAAAGATAA
- a CDS encoding four helix bundle protein codes for MDAHNFRELKVWQVARALVKDIYVLTTRFPEDERFGLTSQVRRASISIPSNIAEGSGRSDRDFVRFLSISLSSAYEVETQLLLAYDLGFLEQEKLDPVILKVQEIQRMLFGLQRKLSRGFLSIFFLPFPLWTKLYFQTFSI; via the coding sequence ATGGACGCGCATAATTTTCGAGAACTCAAAGTGTGGCAGGTAGCACGTGCACTTGTTAAGGATATTTATGTGCTTACAACACGGTTTCCGGAAGATGAACGGTTTGGTTTAACGTCTCAGGTGAGACGTGCTTCAATTTCTATTCCGTCCAATATTGCAGAAGGCTCGGGCCGCTCTGACCGAGATTTTGTTCGATTTTTATCAATTAGTCTTTCTTCTGCTTATGAAGTCGAAACACAGCTGTTGCTCGCTTATGATTTAGGTTTTCTGGAGCAAGAAAAACTTGACCCAGTCATACTCAAAGTACAAGAAATTCAACGAATGTTGTTTGGACTCCAGCGAAAGCTCAGCAGAGGTTTTCTGTCTATTTTCTTTCTACCCTTCCCACTCTGGACCAAACTATACTTCCAGACGTTTTCCATATAG
- the hisA gene encoding 1-(5-phosphoribosyl)-5-[(5-phosphoribosylamino)methylideneamino]imidazole-4-carboxamide isomerase has product MHIIPAIDLIDGKAVRLTQGDYNQKKEYNARPLDVAMQFEDAGLTRLHLVDLDGAKAKRVINWKVLELIATKTGLHVDFGGGVQSDDDLRVVFECGAKQITGGSIAVKQPDVLERWLTQYGPEAIILGADAKNEKIAVSGWEEGTDVWVYDFVQQWVEKSVKYVISTDVAKDGLLQGPSFELYRNLQDQLPDLNIIASGGVSNMADVETLADMGLFGVIVGKAIYEGRVTLKELSAIHNA; this is encoded by the coding sequence ATGCATATCATTCCCGCTATCGACTTGATTGACGGCAAAGCCGTTCGGCTGACGCAGGGCGACTACAACCAGAAAAAAGAATACAACGCCCGGCCCCTCGACGTAGCCATGCAGTTTGAAGACGCTGGTCTGACGCGATTGCATCTAGTCGATCTCGACGGCGCTAAAGCCAAACGTGTCATCAACTGGAAAGTGCTGGAACTGATTGCTACTAAAACCGGTCTGCACGTTGATTTTGGCGGGGGTGTTCAGTCGGATGACGATTTGCGCGTGGTGTTTGAGTGCGGTGCGAAACAGATCACAGGGGGTAGCATTGCCGTCAAGCAACCCGATGTCCTGGAACGCTGGCTGACGCAGTACGGACCGGAAGCTATCATACTGGGGGCCGATGCTAAAAACGAAAAAATCGCGGTGAGTGGCTGGGAAGAAGGCACCGATGTATGGGTGTATGATTTCGTACAGCAGTGGGTCGAGAAAAGCGTCAAGTATGTTATCAGCACCGACGTAGCGAAGGACGGATTACTACAAGGTCCTTCATTCGAGTTGTACCGCAACTTACAGGACCAACTGCCCGATCTGAATATCATTGCCAGCGGGGGTGTCAGCAACATGGCCGATGTAGAAACGCTGGCCGATATGGGTCTGTTTGGCGTCATCGTCGGCAAAGCGATTTACGAAGGCCGCGTTACGTTGAAGGAATTGTCGGCTATTCACAACGCCTGA
- a CDS encoding IS4 family transposase, producing MPLATNLARQKCFVGAVTGLIHAKNVQLPQIAKGFNSHRSNQANERRLQAFLTDYRFDYDRIALLLTLFIPRGRITLCLDRTEWDFGKCQVNVLMITARCGEVAVPLFWELLNNKSGNSAVSDRVDVLEKTINLLGLARISLLVADREFVGAKWVKVLIDKQIPFCLRLPKTHPIRLRNGECWLVDDLLVAHKQRFYQHVLVDGQWVNVYLKQLDKHEILYLIGSPDAHELGRLYRRRWSIETLFQSLKARGFDLESSHLQSLDKLKKLIGLVAMAFGFCLVAGHHYHRKVRLIPLKGHGYKSLSYFRKGKDELQDWLMGKPIALYAVWEAALERAYRWLKWQLTYPVEIFR from the coding sequence GTGCCGCTAGCCACTAATCTGGCCCGTCAAAAGTGTTTTGTAGGGGCTGTCACGGGGCTCATCCACGCCAAGAATGTGCAATTACCTCAGATCGCTAAAGGCTTCAATAGCCATCGATCCAATCAAGCTAATGAACGACGACTTCAGGCCTTTTTGACTGATTACCGCTTTGACTATGATCGAATTGCTCTACTACTGACCTTGTTCATCCCTCGTGGCCGAATCACGCTTTGCCTAGACCGTACCGAATGGGATTTCGGCAAATGTCAAGTCAATGTGTTAATGATAACAGCCCGCTGTGGCGAGGTCGCAGTACCTCTGTTTTGGGAGTTGCTCAACAACAAAAGCGGCAATTCCGCCGTGAGTGATCGAGTCGATGTGCTGGAAAAGACTATTAACTTATTGGGCCTGGCCCGGATCAGTTTACTGGTAGCCGATCGAGAGTTTGTGGGAGCTAAGTGGGTTAAAGTACTCATCGACAAGCAAATACCTTTTTGTCTTCGCTTGCCAAAAACTCACCCCATTCGGTTGCGAAACGGAGAATGTTGGCTAGTGGATGACTTATTAGTGGCGCACAAACAGCGGTTTTATCAACACGTACTGGTGGATGGGCAGTGGGTCAACGTCTATCTTAAACAACTCGATAAGCACGAGATACTGTATTTGATTGGTAGTCCAGACGCCCATGAGTTAGGTAGGTTGTATCGTCGTCGATGGTCAATTGAGACGCTTTTCCAAAGCCTTAAAGCGCGCGGATTCGATCTGGAGTCTTCTCATTTACAATCGCTTGATAAGCTAAAGAAATTGATTGGTCTGGTAGCCATGGCCTTTGGTTTTTGTCTGGTGGCGGGTCATCATTATCACCGCAAGGTGCGATTGATTCCCCTGAAAGGTCACGGTTACAAGAGTCTAAGTTATTTCCGGAAGGGCAAAGATGAGTTGCAAGACTGGCTAATGGGCAAACCCATTGCTCTGTACGCTGTCTGGGAAGCCGCTTTAGAACGTGCTTACCGATGGCTAAAGTGGCAACTAACTTACCCGGTAGAAATCTTCCGGTAG
- a CDS encoding GNAT family N-acetyltransferase: MTNDYTISTDKKKLNLDVIHQFLSQDSYWALNIPRELVQRAIDNSICFGIYYREQQVGFARVISDLATFAYLSDVFVVPSHRGKGLSKFLVETISNYPDLQGLRRWVLVTKDAHSLYTQFGFTPLDNPDLFMQRKLIEKY; encoded by the coding sequence ATGACCAACGACTACACTATCAGCACGGATAAAAAGAAACTTAATCTGGATGTCATCCACCAGTTTTTAAGCCAGGATTCGTACTGGGCGCTGAACATCCCGCGTGAACTGGTTCAGCGGGCTATCGACAACTCGATCTGCTTCGGGATTTATTACCGTGAGCAGCAGGTTGGTTTTGCCCGGGTCATCAGCGACCTTGCTACGTTTGCTTATCTGTCTGATGTGTTTGTGGTGCCCAGCCACCGGGGTAAAGGCTTGTCTAAGTTTCTGGTTGAAACGATTTCAAACTATCCCGATCTGCAAGGCCTGCGTCGCTGGGTACTTGTCACCAAAGACGCTCATTCACTATACACTCAATTTGGCTTTACGCCCCTCGACAATCCTGATCTTTTCATGCAGCGCAAGCTGATCGAAAAATACTGA
- the hisF gene encoding imidazole glycerol phosphate synthase subunit HisF — protein MLTKRIIPCLDIKDGRTVKGTNFVNLRDAGDPVALAAIYAEQGADELVFLDITATVDERKTLIDLVRNVAHTINIPFTVGGGISSVADVSALLNAGADKISINSSAVRNPGLINELALEFGSQCVVVAIDTRYVGEGLGAVGLGGIAEPQPYTPTPQAAQHIVHTHGGRRPTELRTIAWAKEVEERGAGEILLTSMDSDGTKAGFALELTAQISGAANIPVIASGGAGTMDHFVDVFTTGKADAGLAASIFHFKEIDIPELKGYLREKGIDMRI, from the coding sequence ATGCTTACCAAACGCATTATTCCCTGCCTGGACATTAAAGACGGGCGGACGGTTAAGGGTACTAATTTTGTCAACCTACGCGACGCTGGAGATCCGGTAGCTCTAGCGGCCATCTACGCCGAACAGGGAGCCGACGAACTGGTTTTTCTGGACATTACCGCTACTGTCGACGAACGCAAGACGCTGATCGACCTGGTCCGGAACGTAGCACATACCATCAACATTCCGTTTACGGTGGGTGGCGGCATTTCGTCGGTAGCCGACGTATCAGCGCTACTCAACGCCGGTGCCGACAAAATCTCGATTAACTCATCAGCCGTTCGCAACCCCGGTTTGATTAATGAACTAGCTCTTGAGTTCGGCAGTCAGTGCGTTGTCGTAGCCATCGACACCCGGTATGTGGGCGAAGGGTTGGGGGCAGTGGGTTTAGGGGGTATCGCAGAACCCCAGCCCTATACCCCAACGCCCCAAGCCGCCCAGCACATCGTCCACACGCACGGTGGTCGGCGGCCAACAGAGCTACGTACTATCGCCTGGGCGAAAGAAGTGGAAGAACGGGGGGCGGGTGAAATTCTGCTGACCTCGATGGACTCCGACGGCACCAAGGCCGGGTTCGCACTGGAATTGACGGCCCAGATTTCGGGCGCGGCCAATATTCCGGTCATCGCGTCGGGGGGAGCCGGTACGATGGATCACTTTGTCGATGTGTTCACGACAGGTAAAGCTGACGCGGGTCTGGCCGCGAGTATCTTCCACTTCAAGGAAATCGATATTCCTGAATTGAAAGGTTACCTCCGCGAGAAAGGTATTGATATGAGAATTTGA
- a CDS encoding porin family protein encodes MKKVAGLSLIFVMLVVAESWSQTPSRALYQLRTKESGVTERRFRKILGDNYDGQDQNRRDYNDDRKKRRRKQAVGATADATPDYAWPTHLIEMGIRFAPSLNLNTASGVGNYAGFRDNGAGVRMSIGPTLDYYFFKDRYAFGTGLWYTIKRSGFQMPGSFGETRFTPGASYKESIYNLQYLQLPATVKMFANNIAPGVRLYVQTGGLLSLKLAEKPLEQERNALYLAESGGNRRQYSFGDIELLLGTGVQYKINESNAFNLGVSYQRGLLNIARGNQLVSKSRIVALELGFQF; translated from the coding sequence ATGAAAAAAGTTGCAGGCCTAAGTTTGATTTTCGTCATGCTGGTAGTTGCCGAAAGTTGGTCACAGACACCGTCACGGGCTCTCTACCAACTGCGGACAAAGGAGTCGGGTGTAACCGAACGGCGCTTTCGCAAGATCCTCGGCGACAATTACGATGGTCAGGATCAGAATCGACGCGATTACAACGATGATCGCAAAAAACGTCGGCGTAAACAGGCCGTTGGTGCCACTGCCGACGCCACTCCAGACTATGCCTGGCCAACGCACCTGATCGAAATGGGGATTCGATTCGCGCCTTCGCTGAATCTGAATACCGCTTCGGGCGTGGGTAACTACGCTGGTTTCCGTGATAACGGCGCGGGGGTACGAATGAGTATTGGCCCTACGCTCGATTATTATTTTTTCAAAGATCGCTACGCGTTTGGTACGGGGCTTTGGTACACGATCAAACGTTCCGGTTTTCAGATGCCGGGCTCGTTTGGTGAGACGCGCTTTACGCCCGGAGCCAGCTACAAAGAGTCGATCTATAATTTGCAGTATCTACAATTGCCTGCCACGGTGAAGATGTTTGCGAATAACATTGCCCCCGGAGTCCGGCTCTACGTACAAACAGGTGGCTTACTAAGCCTGAAACTCGCCGAAAAACCACTGGAGCAGGAGCGTAACGCGCTGTACCTGGCGGAGAGTGGCGGCAACCGACGTCAGTACAGTTTCGGCGACATTGAATTGTTGCTAGGCACTGGCGTTCAGTACAAGATCAACGAGAGTAACGCCTTTAACCTGGGCGTGAGTTACCAGCGAGGGTTGTTGAACATTGCGCGCGGGAATCAACTGGTCTCTAAAAGCCGAATCGTTGCGCTGGAGCTAGGCTTCCAGTTTTAG
- a CDS encoding gliding motility protein, whose amino-acid sequence MRLRTLPGFIGLVGTLCLFFLLSCTKQEEITFVRLDQQLFTAKTPAQIQAFLNQNPSVAQLYFNANETSNDTALVRELTERVNNPALNEFSSQLQQQFGDLSDLNAQLSEAFTNIKKDFPDFRTPKVVTVVSGFLGPDLVVTDSLIVIGLDYFAGPTAKYRPKGPEYPAYILRRYQQEFIAPAIVTALSDKYNATNRTDQTLLADMVYYGKSYVFTKTMLPNVADSLVIGYTDKQLTETFNAQDLVWGHFIDNQLLYQTNPSIKQRYLNERPYTAEIGSACPGAIGRWVGWRIVGLYHDKHTSVGIADLMRNADARQIFAESGYKGQKDDE is encoded by the coding sequence ATGCGACTACGGACGCTTCCCGGCTTCATCGGCCTAGTTGGTACTCTTTGTTTATTTTTCCTTTTATCGTGCACAAAACAGGAGGAAATAACCTTCGTCCGGCTCGACCAGCAACTGTTTACGGCTAAAACTCCCGCCCAGATTCAGGCTTTTCTGAATCAGAACCCTTCAGTTGCTCAATTGTACTTTAACGCGAACGAGACCAGTAATGATACAGCCCTTGTCCGTGAATTGACAGAACGGGTAAATAACCCGGCCCTCAACGAGTTTAGTAGTCAGCTCCAGCAGCAGTTTGGCGACCTGAGCGATCTCAATGCCCAATTGTCCGAAGCATTTACTAACATAAAAAAAGACTTTCCGGATTTCCGGACGCCCAAAGTCGTTACCGTTGTCAGCGGCTTTCTTGGCCCCGATCTGGTCGTTACGGATAGCCTCATTGTTATTGGCCTCGACTATTTCGCGGGTCCGACGGCCAAGTATCGTCCTAAGGGACCCGAATATCCGGCTTACATTCTGCGTCGATACCAACAAGAGTTTATTGCCCCTGCGATCGTTACGGCCCTGTCCGACAAGTATAACGCCACCAATCGCACCGACCAGACGTTGCTGGCCGATATGGTCTATTACGGCAAAAGTTACGTCTTTACCAAGACCATGCTGCCTAACGTAGCAGATAGTCTGGTGATCGGTTATACAGACAAGCAACTCACCGAAACGTTTAATGCCCAGGACCTGGTTTGGGGACATTTTATTGACAATCAACTGCTGTATCAGACAAACCCATCCATAAAACAGCGATATTTGAATGAGCGTCCATATACCGCCGAGATCGGTTCGGCCTGTCCGGGCGCTATAGGTCGGTGGGTTGGCTGGCGAATCGTTGGTCTTTATCATGATAAACATACCAGCGTTGGCATAGCCGATTTAATGCGTAACGCCGATGCCCGGCAGATTTTCGCCGAGTCAGGTTATAAGGGGCAGAAAGACGACGAATAG
- a CDS encoding ABC transporter ATP-binding protein, whose amino-acid sequence MAKRRQAVDDDVNDKRKLDRAGFKKVLSIFRFVKPYRFQYAIGFIFLILSAGTTMSFGLLIGQITSVIQGKSDFTLNQVTLFFVGVLVAQAIFSFFRIYLFSQVSERAMADVRQATYSKIITLPVPFFEQRRVGELTSRISADISQLQDVLTLTLAELFRQIATLLIGTGIIFYVSWKLTLFMLGTFPVIIVAAIVFGRFIRSLSKQAQDQLASANVIVEETLQSVNIVKAFTNERLEIDRYGSALQRVVATALRAATFRGIFVSFVIFALFGGIIGVVWYGGSLVLDNQMPFADLLTFLVYTMFIGGSVAGMGDLYAQLQKTVGASERILEILGEDAEVNPAEESPLFVPVHGHVRFNDVAFSYPTRPDVPVLKGISLDVAAGHKIALVGQSGAGKSTIVQLLMRYYALGGGHITVDGRDLNSFNITDLRKNIAVVPQEVMLFGGTIMENIKYGKVNATDTEVREAARKANALAFIESFPEGFETVVGERGVKLSGGQRQRIAIARAILKDPAILVLDEATSSLDAESERLVQEALDELMQNRTTIIIAHRLATIRKVDTIYVIREGQIVETGTHDELATQENGVYANLVKLQFEPIE is encoded by the coding sequence ATGGCAAAACGCAGACAAGCAGTTGACGACGATGTCAACGATAAACGAAAATTAGATCGGGCTGGCTTTAAAAAAGTACTCAGCATTTTCCGGTTCGTCAAACCGTACCGATTTCAGTACGCAATAGGCTTCATTTTCCTGATTTTATCCGCCGGAACGACCATGAGCTTCGGCTTGCTAATCGGTCAGATCACCAGTGTTATCCAGGGAAAATCAGATTTCACGCTTAACCAGGTAACCTTATTTTTTGTCGGCGTACTGGTGGCTCAGGCCATTTTTTCGTTTTTCCGCATTTATCTTTTTTCGCAGGTCAGCGAGCGGGCCATGGCAGACGTGCGGCAGGCTACCTACAGCAAAATCATTACGTTACCGGTTCCCTTCTTCGAACAGCGCCGGGTGGGTGAACTGACCAGCCGCATTTCGGCTGACATATCCCAGTTGCAGGATGTCTTGACGCTCACCCTGGCGGAATTATTTCGGCAGATTGCTACGCTGCTGATCGGTACGGGTATTATTTTTTACGTTTCCTGGAAACTGACGCTGTTTATGCTGGGTACCTTCCCAGTCATTATTGTCGCAGCCATCGTTTTTGGACGATTTATCCGTTCGCTCTCGAAACAGGCGCAGGACCAGTTGGCCTCGGCCAACGTTATTGTTGAAGAAACGCTGCAATCAGTCAATATCGTGAAGGCATTCACGAACGAACGGCTGGAAATAGACCGGTATGGGTCGGCTCTGCAGCGGGTGGTGGCAACGGCTCTGCGCGCGGCTACGTTCCGGGGGATCTTTGTTTCGTTCGTCATCTTCGCCCTCTTTGGCGGCATCATCGGCGTAGTCTGGTACGGTGGTTCACTGGTACTGGACAATCAGATGCCCTTTGCCGACTTGCTTACGTTCCTGGTCTATACGATGTTCATTGGCGGCTCGGTAGCCGGTATGGGCGATCTGTATGCACAACTGCAAAAAACGGTAGGGGCTTCCGAACGGATTCTCGAAATTCTGGGCGAAGATGCCGAAGTTAATCCCGCCGAGGAATCGCCCTTGTTTGTCCCGGTTCATGGGCATGTTCGTTTCAACGACGTAGCGTTCTCCTACCCTACCCGTCCTGACGTCCCCGTCCTGAAAGGTATTTCGCTGGATGTAGCCGCGGGGCATAAAATCGCACTGGTGGGTCAGAGTGGAGCTGGTAAGTCGACTATCGTTCAGTTACTGATGCGATACTACGCACTTGGCGGTGGCCATATCACTGTCGACGGGCGCGACCTGAACAGCTTTAACATTACCGATCTTCGGAAAAACATTGCCGTTGTGCCTCAGGAGGTGATGCTTTTTGGCGGTACGATTATGGAAAATATCAAGTACGGCAAAGTCAATGCAACCGATACCGAAGTACGCGAAGCAGCCCGCAAGGCCAATGCCCTGGCGTTCATCGAGTCATTTCCGGAAGGATTTGAAACCGTTGTGGGTGAGCGTGGTGTTAAGTTATCGGGTGGTCAGCGGCAGCGTATCGCCATTGCCCGCGCGATTCTGAAAGACCCGGCCATTCTGGTGCTCGACGAAGCAACCAGCTCGCTGGATGCCGAATCGGAACGACTGGTACAGGAAGCGCTGGACGAGCTGATGCAGAATCGGACGACCATTATTATTGCCCACCGGCTGGCAACGATCCGGAAAGTAGACACGATCTACGTGATTCGCGAAGGCCAGATTGTTGAAACCGGTACGCACGATGAATTAGCTACCCAGGAAAATGGTGTCTATGCCAACCTGGTTAAATTGCAGTTCGAACCCATTGAGTAA
- a CDS encoding Fur family transcriptional regulator codes for MTVAAKLLKDFGLRHTTGREEVLDLFLGAGHALAHNDVENGLSPDHDRVTIYRTLRTFLDKGIIHRVLDDEGGTKYALCRETCADGHHHHDHVHFKCENCGQTTCLDDVQIPSVALPDGYNRKETNLLIQGVCQGCNK; via the coding sequence ATGACTGTTGCCGCTAAACTTCTGAAAGATTTTGGTCTCCGCCATACTACCGGTCGTGAGGAGGTGCTGGATCTGTTTTTGGGGGCCGGCCATGCACTAGCCCATAACGACGTAGAAAACGGCCTGAGTCCAGACCATGACCGGGTAACCATCTATCGGACGCTACGTACCTTTCTGGATAAAGGTATCATCCATCGGGTGCTCGACGACGAGGGCGGCACGAAGTACGCGCTCTGCCGGGAAACCTGCGCCGATGGTCATCATCACCACGACCACGTACATTTTAAATGTGAAAACTGTGGTCAGACGACCTGCCTGGACGACGTCCAAATTCCGTCTGTGGCCTTGCCCGATGGATACAACCGAAAAGAGACGAACTTATTAATTCAGGGTGTTTGTCAGGGGTGTAACAAATAG